The Impatiens glandulifera chromosome 8, dImpGla2.1, whole genome shotgun sequence genome includes a window with the following:
- the LOC124912202 gene encoding glycine-rich RNA-binding protein 4, mitochondrial-like, translating into MSRSLVSMSRRLLSVDKASNWRCYCSSSPPKETLFVGGLSWSVDEKSMKDAFSSFGEVTEVRIMYDKETGRSRGFGFVKFSKGGDARSAKDAMDGKEFVGRPLRISFAHDKVRGVPVVVPHIRHV; encoded by the exons ATGAGCCGAAGTCTGGTTTCCATGAGCCGAAGGCTACTGTCCGTTGATAAAGCTTCAAATTGGCGCTGTTATTGCTCCTCTTCTCCTCCCAAAGAGACCCTTTTTGTTGGCG GTCTCTCATGGTCGGTAGATGAGAAGTCAATGAAGGATGCTTTCTCTTCTTTTGGGGAAGTTACTGAAG TTAGGATAATGTATGATAAAGAAACTGGGAGATCAAGAGGCTTTGGTTTTGTTAAATTTTCTAAAGGCGGTGATGCCAGATCTGCTAAAGATGCTATGGATGGGAAG GAATTCGTAGGGCGACCATTACGGATAAGTTTTGCTCATGACAAAGTTCGTGGAGTACCAGTTGTGGTACCACATATTAGGCATGTTTAG